A genomic segment from Chitinophaga niabensis encodes:
- a CDS encoding LptE family protein, translating to MVRTISFLVSISLWLILGGCSIKYSANGASIDPEAKTVLVRFIENRAPQNNPQLSQKVTEKLRTKILAQTRLTQTNDQNADYEFKGTITGYSVSNAAVTDVDKPASARLTITINITFIKRIGDKKGFTSQSFSRSADFDAGKTVTEVEPRLLEEIVPNLVDDVFNRAFANW from the coding sequence ATGGTCAGAACGATTTCATTTCTTGTAAGCATAAGCCTGTGGCTGATTTTGGGGGGATGTTCTATAAAATACTCGGCCAATGGTGCCAGTATTGATCCCGAGGCGAAAACGGTATTGGTACGTTTTATAGAAAACCGCGCCCCGCAGAATAACCCGCAATTAAGCCAGAAGGTAACGGAAAAGCTGCGGACAAAGATCCTGGCACAAACCCGCCTGACGCAAACAAATGATCAGAATGCGGATTATGAATTCAAAGGCACTATCACCGGGTATTCTGTTTCGAATGCCGCGGTAACGGATGTGGACAAGCCTGCTTCTGCCCGTTTGACCATTACAATTAATATTACTTTCATTAAAAGGATCGGAGATAAAAAAGGATTTACGAGCCAGTCCTTCTCCCGCTCTGCGGATTTCGATGCCGGTAAAACTGTCACTGAAGTAGAGCCCCGCCTGCTGGAAGAAATTGTACCGAACCTTGTGGATGATGTTTTTAACAGGGCATTTGCAAACTGGTAA
- a CDS encoding sigma-54 interaction domain-containing protein: MDNIQSIKNRFGIIGNSQALNYALQVAAQVSNTDLTVLISGESGVGKEVFSQIIHTLSARKHNPFIAVNCGAIPEGTIDSELFGHEKGSFTGAVDNRKGYFETVNGGTIFLDEIGEMPLGTQARLLRVLEAGEYIRVGSSKVQKTDVRVIAATNRDLLESTQQGKFREDLYYRLNTVPIRVPSLRDRKEDIAMLFRKFCVDFAERYKTTSIQLDDEARDMITNYPWPGNVRELKNIAEQISVLATDKHVSAAELRRFLPEPQVTNRLPMLAPNHNGGSTGGDFNSERDILYKLFFDMKKDVTELKKMFFDILQNPSMAHAGVFPEENVMHNFKQPEPQTAPAGIISNPQPYIIQDSSKIDHHEEVEETLSIADKEKELIEKALKKHKGKRKDAALDLGISERTLYRKLKEYNINE; this comes from the coding sequence ATGGACAACATTCAAAGTATAAAGAACCGCTTCGGCATCATCGGCAATTCGCAGGCATTGAACTATGCCCTGCAGGTAGCCGCCCAGGTGTCCAACACCGACCTTACGGTGCTGATCTCCGGGGAAAGCGGTGTGGGAAAGGAAGTATTTTCACAGATCATCCATACCCTGAGCGCCCGCAAACACAACCCTTTTATTGCCGTGAACTGCGGCGCCATCCCTGAAGGAACAATAGATTCTGAGTTATTTGGTCACGAAAAAGGATCATTCACCGGGGCCGTTGATAACCGTAAAGGATATTTCGAAACCGTAAACGGCGGTACCATTTTCCTGGACGAAATAGGTGAAATGCCGCTGGGCACCCAGGCCCGTCTCTTAAGAGTATTGGAAGCCGGCGAATACATCCGCGTAGGTTCTTCCAAAGTACAAAAAACAGATGTTCGCGTGATCGCAGCAACCAACCGCGATCTCCTGGAAAGCACCCAGCAGGGTAAGTTCCGGGAAGACCTGTATTACCGTTTGAACACGGTACCCATCCGGGTTCCTTCCCTGCGCGACAGGAAAGAAGATATCGCTATGCTCTTCCGCAAGTTCTGCGTGGACTTTGCAGAACGTTACAAAACCACTTCCATCCAGCTGGACGATGAAGCGCGGGACATGATCACCAATTACCCCTGGCCCGGTAACGTACGGGAATTAAAGAATATCGCGGAACAGATCTCCGTACTGGCAACAGATAAACACGTGAGTGCCGCGGAACTGCGCAGGTTCCTGCCAGAGCCGCAGGTGACCAACCGCCTGCCCATGCTTGCCCCGAATCACAACGGCGGCAGTACCGGTGGCGACTTCAACAGTGAAAGGGACATCCTTTATAAACTCTTCTTTGACATGAAAAAGGATGTAACGGAATTGAAGAAAATGTTCTTCGATATCCTGCAAAATCCTTCCATGGCGCATGCCGGTGTGTTCCCGGAAGAAAATGTAATGCATAACTTCAAGCAACCTGAACCACAGACCGCTCCTGCCGGAATCATTTCCAACCCGCAGCCTTACATTATCCAGGACAGCAGCAAAATAGATCATCATGAAGAAGTGGAAGAAACCCTCTCTATAGCAGATAAAGAGAAAGAGCTGATCGAAAAAGCGCTGAAGAAACACAAAGGAAAACGTAAAGATGCCGCGCTCGACCTCGGAATTTCGGAACGGACTTTGTACAGAAAACTGAAGGAATATAATATTAATGAATAA
- the miaB gene encoding tRNA (N6-isopentenyl adenosine(37)-C2)-methylthiotransferase MiaB yields the protein MLDTVPKVHDENRQGEAIAPQAGDTRTYAKKFYIESYGCAMNFNDSEIVASILNKEGFGATRDVEEADLVLLNTCSIREKAEQTVRKRLTEFKSIKKAKPGFLVGVLGCMAERLKSKFLEEEKLVDMVVGPDSYRSLPDLIEEASSGQKAINVLLSREETYADISPVRLNSNGVNAFVSIMRGCNNMCSFCVVPFTRGRERSREPQSIIEEATDLFQRGFREVTLLGQNVDSYYFVDEQRDETVTFALLLEKVAAISPLLRVRFSTSHPKDITDEVILTIARHENICNYIHLPVQSGSNRILQLMNRTYTREWYKKKVDRILELIPDCGLSTDVITGFCTETEEDHQETMDIMNYARFDLAYMYAYSERPGTLAARRYRDDVEPDVKKRRLAEIVALHRTHTLASMQKDVGKTFKVLIEGTSKRSENDLFGRNDQNKVIVFPKGEHKKGEYVMVKVENCTAGTLLGKVVEG from the coding sequence ATGTTGGATACCGTACCTAAAGTACATGATGAGAACCGCCAGGGCGAAGCAATCGCTCCGCAGGCCGGAGATACGCGTACCTACGCCAAAAAGTTTTATATAGAAAGTTATGGCTGTGCCATGAACTTTAACGATAGCGAGATTGTGGCCTCCATCCTCAATAAAGAGGGTTTCGGGGCCACCAGGGACGTGGAAGAAGCTGACCTTGTACTCCTTAACACCTGCTCCATCCGTGAAAAAGCCGAACAAACCGTCCGGAAACGCCTCACGGAGTTCAAAAGCATCAAAAAGGCCAAACCAGGCTTCCTGGTAGGGGTATTGGGCTGTATGGCAGAACGCCTCAAATCCAAATTCCTCGAAGAAGAGAAGCTGGTAGACATGGTGGTTGGACCGGATTCTTACCGCTCCCTCCCCGACCTTATAGAAGAAGCCTCCTCCGGCCAGAAAGCCATTAACGTACTGCTCAGCCGGGAAGAAACATATGCGGACATCAGCCCTGTACGCCTCAACAGCAATGGCGTAAACGCTTTTGTGTCCATCATGCGGGGCTGCAATAACATGTGTTCCTTCTGCGTAGTGCCCTTTACCCGTGGCCGGGAAAGGAGCCGGGAGCCGCAATCCATTATTGAGGAAGCCACGGACCTCTTCCAAAGGGGCTTCCGCGAGGTAACCCTGCTGGGCCAGAACGTGGATTCCTATTATTTCGTGGACGAGCAAAGGGACGAAACTGTCACCTTCGCCCTCTTACTCGAAAAAGTGGCCGCGATCAGCCCCCTGTTAAGGGTCCGCTTCAGCACCTCCCATCCGAAAGACATTACAGACGAAGTGATCCTCACGATCGCCAGGCACGAAAATATTTGCAATTATATCCACCTGCCTGTTCAAAGCGGCAGCAACAGGATCTTACAATTGATGAACCGCACTTATACCAGGGAATGGTATAAGAAAAAGGTAGACCGTATCCTGGAACTGATCCCTGACTGTGGCCTTTCCACAGACGTGATCACCGGCTTCTGCACAGAAACGGAAGAAGACCACCAGGAAACAATGGACATCATGAACTACGCCCGTTTTGACCTCGCTTATATGTACGCATACTCTGAACGCCCCGGCACACTGGCCGCCCGACGGTACAGGGACGATGTGGAACCTGATGTAAAGAAGCGCCGTCTTGCAGAAATAGTTGCCCTGCATCGCACACATACCCTGGCAAGTATGCAGAAGGATGTGGGAAAAACCTTTAAAGTATTGATAGAAGGCACTTCCAAACGTTCAGAAAACGATCTTTTCGGCAGGAATGATCAGAACAAAGTGATCGTATTCCCGAAAGGAGAACATAAAAAAGGTGAATATGTGATGGTCAAAGTAGAGAACTGTACCGCTGGTACCTTGCTGGGAAAGGTTGTGGAAGGATAA
- a CDS encoding bestrophin family protein, whose translation MNIGRRYTFREFVYWTRRHIYKLFFLALIPTILYHLGLTFLSITWVPVALLGTAVSFIVGFKNNTSYSRLWEARIIYGSIVNSSRAFAVMVRDFVKNEEDIKTIFHRHFAWLTALRYQLREPRAWENMESPENVEYATLYSVPEKQATMEEELRKYLPDEELHYILAKKNKATQLMAMQSRHINNLRLTELQMMQLQSSVTAFYDCQGRAERIKNFPYPRHFSSIASYLLYFFVLLVPFGLLNEFQKLGNGTMIEGYSIWLNIPFSLLLSWVFVALDVVGESSNNPFEGSANDVPISNISRTIEIDMRDMLDEADLPSPTTAQNNILM comes from the coding sequence ATGAACATAGGAAGAAGATACACTTTCAGAGAGTTTGTATACTGGACAAGGAGACATATCTACAAACTCTTCTTTCTGGCCCTGATCCCAACCATACTCTACCACCTTGGCCTCACTTTCTTATCCATTACCTGGGTACCCGTAGCACTCTTAGGTACAGCGGTATCCTTCATTGTTGGTTTTAAGAATAACACCAGTTATTCCCGGTTATGGGAAGCAAGGATCATTTATGGCAGCATTGTTAACAGCAGCAGGGCCTTCGCCGTTATGGTCAGGGATTTTGTAAAAAATGAAGAAGATATTAAAACCATTTTTCACAGGCATTTTGCCTGGCTTACGGCGCTTCGTTATCAATTAAGGGAGCCAAGGGCATGGGAGAATATGGAAAGCCCGGAAAACGTGGAATATGCCACCCTCTACAGCGTTCCTGAAAAGCAGGCCACTATGGAAGAAGAGTTAAGGAAATACCTGCCGGATGAAGAACTTCACTACATTCTCGCTAAAAAGAACAAAGCAACACAGCTGATGGCCATGCAATCCAGGCATATCAATAATTTAAGGCTAACGGAGTTACAGATGATGCAATTACAAAGTTCTGTAACGGCTTTCTATGACTGCCAGGGAAGAGCGGAAAGAATTAAGAACTTCCCTTATCCCCGTCACTTTTCTTCTATTGCCAGTTACCTGTTATACTTCTTTGTGTTACTTGTACCCTTTGGTTTGCTGAATGAATTTCAGAAGCTGGGAAACGGTACGATGATAGAAGGATATTCCATCTGGCTGAACATCCCGTTCTCACTATTACTGTCCTGGGTATTTGTTGCATTGGACGTAGTAGGAGAAAGTTCCAACAACCCTTTTGAAGGCAGCGCTAACGATGTACCCATCAGCAATATTTCCCGGACCATAGAAATAGATATGCGGGATATGCTGGACGAAGCAGACCTTCCCTCTCCCACCACCGCACAAAACAACATCTTAATGTAA
- a CDS encoding winged helix-turn-helix transcriptional regulator, with protein sequence MEKTRSDCPISCSLDVFGDKWSLLIIRDIMLRGKLSYSEFLQSEEKIASNILVNRLSVLEAEGILIKSVSPANRSKFIYSLTEKGIDLLPIVIEIMDWGAKYNANCPRKELGKKIKKDKAGAIKEYYQKLRKGV encoded by the coding sequence ATGGAAAAGACCAGGTCGGATTGCCCCATCAGTTGTTCCCTGGACGTTTTCGGGGATAAATGGTCACTGCTGATCATCAGGGATATTATGCTGAGGGGGAAATTGTCCTACAGCGAATTCCTGCAATCGGAGGAGAAGATAGCGAGCAACATCCTTGTGAACAGGCTGAGTGTGCTGGAGGCGGAAGGGATCCTTATTAAAAGCGTATCACCTGCTAATAGGTCGAAGTTCATTTACAGCCTTACGGAGAAAGGCATTGACCTGTTGCCGATCGTTATTGAGATCATGGACTGGGGGGCGAAGTATAATGCGAATTGTCCGAGGAAAGAGCTGGGGAAGAAAATTAAGAAGGATAAGGCGGGGGCCATTAAGGAATATTATCAGAAGTTAAGGAAGGGAGTGTAA
- a CDS encoding nuclear transport factor 2 family protein, protein METTKQLLETYYKGFAQKQGWESVISDDFKYTGGGISQTPLTGKAAYIEVIKRFSRVFQSMRVKQMIVEGEKASVIGNYDFKFPNGETINGDVSEIWTAKDGKLDSLTIFFDTLTFDKNTPK, encoded by the coding sequence ATGGAAACCACAAAGCAATTGCTGGAAACCTATTATAAAGGTTTCGCCCAAAAACAAGGCTGGGAATCAGTTATTTCCGATGATTTTAAATACACGGGAGGCGGCATTTCCCAAACGCCCCTCACAGGAAAAGCTGCTTATATAGAGGTGATCAAAAGGTTTTCCCGCGTGTTTCAGTCCATGCGCGTAAAACAAATGATCGTGGAGGGCGAAAAGGCCAGCGTAATAGGGAATTACGATTTTAAATTCCCAAATGGTGAAACCATTAACGGCGATGTATCAGAGATCTGGACAGCAAAGGATGGCAAACTGGATTCACTCACCATTTTCTTTGATACCCTTACTTTTGACAAAAACACACCCAAATAA
- a CDS encoding TfoX/Sxy family protein produces the protein MAYSEKLADRLRRALAGIGKVEEKKMFGGLAFMVNGKMCLTAGKDRIMCRIDPDHREEGCETVIMGGRKYKGYVHVNENNLETKAALDHWVKLALDFNKKAAFSRFK, from the coding sequence ATGGCTTACAGTGAAAAGCTGGCGGACAGGCTCCGGCGGGCATTAGCGGGGATCGGTAAAGTGGAAGAGAAAAAGATGTTTGGTGGCTTAGCCTTTATGGTGAATGGTAAAATGTGCCTGACAGCGGGTAAAGACAGGATCATGTGCAGGATTGATCCTGATCACCGGGAAGAAGGATGCGAAACAGTGATCATGGGAGGGCGGAAGTATAAAGGTTATGTGCATGTAAACGAAAACAACCTGGAAACAAAGGCTGCGCTTGATCACTGGGTGAAACTGGCCCTTGACTTCAATAAAAAAGCGGCTTTTAGCCGCTTTAAATAG